The DNA window tgccactatgcctggctctcTCAAAATTTTAACATCTGGATCTTTACAaagtatttttttcatttgtttgttaaaatttatttttatttattttatcttcatttaatttttaaaattctacacaACACCAGGATACATCCTGATATAATCACAAAACATGGAACACCCCCTACCTAGTTTAGATCCCAGCAATTCCCTCAGTGCCCCCAACTCCACTCCACTGATCCCCCACCATTCCATTtacaatttacattttttaaaaaattagtgtcCTGTGGATACACCTGATGCTGAGACCACTGTGCCACCTCCATGCAAGCACATACGAATATTTGGTCAGATTCAGTTCATTGTTCTTCTCTTTTCTgtcccttcttcctcctcctcaatcCACTTTGTCTCCCCTACTGATCTGAAAGGTGAATTTGTTAAGGCATAAGTGTGTGGGTACTGACATTGTTGAGTACATTGTTCTTTATATGAGTTTATGGAACATGGACATGACCGTCCCCTAAACTTATGTGTATAGAGAAGTATGTAAATTGACTGTATTGCCTTCTATATTGTCAGTCTCAATACATTTAGAAACAAACATTTGAATCACATTGTGTTGTGATATTAAGCTACATATACACCACACAGTGAAATCTGAAAAACCCTGCATGGAGCTGATTCTAGCCATTTGTTACTATAAATCTAAACATTACCAAGATGATACCTCGGAATTATCATTATTCCTTTTCTGACATATAACTATGTCAGAATCCAACCTTCATTCCCACATTCTCTATTAATTTCAGTCAGAAGGAACCTTTTTTTTATGTCCATGAATATTACATGACTTACAAATGTGCAATTTTTTGGTTTCCACTAATCCTAAAAGAATTTAATCTACACTTTCTGCATCAGATACCATAGGAATGCTCCCAATACTAATTCCACCTTTCCTGTGACAGTTCCAATATAAATGCCTCCTTGAAGAACACCCTttaaaaatcagtgaatataGCAGTGCAGCCCTTTGGCTCTTCCTTGAATTCGTGTCATTTTATCTTGTGTATTCCACTCACCTGTGAATGAGTGGAGAGCAGGGAATAAGACCTACTCATGGGAGCTTTGAAAGCATGCTTTATAGCACAGTGACACCTGCAGGTTAAACCAAGCACTTTCTGAACCCTGCTATGTGTCAAGAGCAGTGCTAGGCAGTGGGGAGGTAGAGTGTGAAGGATGTGTATCTGCAATGTGGTCTAAACATAGTTTCAAAGGAGACCAAGAAGATTGTGCTTTAAATTCCATGGTGGAGATGAAACTGACGTTCCTGTGCGGTGGTGGAAGGGGCTTCTTGAGATTACATGCCCATAGTGTGTTTGGAATGGTGTAGCCAAATGTGTAGTTTAGGTCTACAGAGTTGTGTTATTTCAAGGTGAAATACTATTGTGAATAACAATTAAACTCCTACCTGAAGGAAAGAAGAGTTTTATCTCTGAAGTCCCTTCCAGATCTTTTCCATTTGCTTGTATTGACTGAAGAATATTAAGAATAATAGGGAATTTCTGCACAAGGCACATGCTCACCTGTTTCATTAGAAATCTCGTTCTCCGGGCAAGGAGTGCAACTGAAACAACAGGCAGGCTTTCCCTCCTGTGGGGATTTCCTAAATCCAGGACTACATCTCTCAGTGCAGACAGAACGAGGGGTCTGAGGAAAATCAGATGGGTGTTGGGAACTGCTCAGCCTCATTGGACTTGTCCTCCAGTCAGTACACAGTGTTAGAGAATGGGACCATTAGAAGGCATAAATCTGTATGCAAAAGTCTAATAAATTGCTTTGATAATGCTATAGTTATGATATCATATGTCTCCCAAAGACCTTGATGCTAAAGGCCAATAGTGCCATtgtgaggtggtggaaccttcaaGTAGTGGCACCTAGTGGGAGGAAGTTGGGGCATAGCCTTGAAAGATGTTGAAATCTCTCTACTTCCTGGTTACAATGAGGGTAGCAACTTCCCTGTCACATACTCTCACCATGATGTACTTCCCTAGCTACAGACCCAAAAGCAAGAGGCCAAATGAGGCCAAATGACTACAGACTGAAAACCCTAAACTGAGTCAAAACAAACACATTCCTTCTTGTTAAGTTAGATTTTCTTAGGCAacttgtcacagtgatggaaactAATACAGTTGTCATGTATATTTTATGATATGAAATATACGAACAGTTAGAATCATGTTGGTAAGTACATGGGTTTTTGTCCATGGACTGAACATCAAAACTGAGTGAAAATAGATCATTTCACCTTTGTTAGTTAGGTTACTGTCACAGtaaccaaaacacctgacaaggaCAACTTAATGTAGGAAACATTTActtgggctcacaatttcagaggttcagttcatggtttcatgactccatggctctgggcctgaggtgacacagaacatcatggaggaaggaatgagagggagggagggagggagggagggcgggGAGGGAGAATATGAGTTGCACATGAGAGCCTGAGACTAAATATATAATCCCAAGATTGGCCCCCAGGGACCCCTTCCACTAGTCACACCCAACTTGCCTACTGTTACCACCCAGTAatctattcaaattattaatccactgatttggTTATGGCTCTTATAATCAAGTCATTTCAACTCCTGCATTAACACAAGGGCTTTAGGGgacactatgtatccaaatcataaTACCTCCATATGTGTTGATTCTCAGGTGCCATGTGTATTTTGTGACATGAAATGTATAAATAGTTACAATCATGCTGTTAAAAATGGGTTCATTTTTCAACCACCAAGAAAATTTCATAAGGAAATTTCATAAGAAAATTTCTTGAATATATGTTGTTAAATGTACTTTGTATGCCCATGAATGAGCAATCAGGGGACATACAATACAGGACAAATTTTTGTTAATACTTGTGTAGTTAAAGCATTGTGATTGAGTCCAACCCACCTATGTAAATCCTATGCTCCACTGTATCAGGTCCTCATATAAAGACAGTTGTTGGCCATGTGGAGCATGTGGGGAAAACTTTCCTACTTTCACCTTTCGTCCAAGACCTTCTGGAAGATTCCAAAAGTTTTGAATATCATATTCTCCTTCCAATTTCATTTTCTCATCCAAATTCACTTGTTCTCCAGCAggattttcaaaatttattttcttgaaaAATGGGTGAAGCTAAAGAGATACAGTATTTTATGAATAAGCATGTCCCAAAGTTAAGACAGAAACCCTGAAGTTGATAAAGTCTTTAaaccctgtttatttatttaggtaacagagatttaacccagggacaactaaccactgagcaacatccctaccttctttttgtattttatttagatacaggatcttgttgagttgctttggaacttggcttttAACTCAAGGTCCTCCTTtctaagcctcctgagccactgaggttATAGGTGGGTGACACGGGCACCTGGCTAATCTCTGTTTTATAATGCTACTTTAACATAAGCATCATAGAGTAAAACAAATGATAGTCCATGGACAGCTAGAGAATAAGGTTTCTTGAATGATAGTTCCAGGAGAAGTTgctcaattaagcacatgtaaatAATCAGAGGATTTGGGAATCAGATAATACCTTAACTGCCTAGTGAAAACTCACTGCATCTAGTGAGCCTCAGTCTAAGTCTGCAAAATAATGTGGTTAATTCTTCAAGTGGTGTGAAATGTGTTCACTTATGTAAGTGTCCATTAGAGTCCTAAGCAGCACTTACACACTTCAAGAGTGAATTCTGCTCTTATGGTTTAAGACAGTCATGGAAAATCAGGATTTCTTCTGTTGAAAACATCAACTCAACAGGAGTCATTTGTAATACAAGCTTTGATGTTGGTGTAGAACACATTCTATCCTTGCTACGGGCACTTTCCTCAAGACCACTTCTACACAGGCCTACATTTACCTCCGACACTGAAACAAGTACAGTTTCTGTTGTGCTTTCAGAGAAAGGATCCTAAACTACTTTGTTTGCTCCCTTGTGGCCATCCCTTTAGAGAATCACCTTGCAGTGGTGTGTGTCATGAGGCAGAAGAGATATTACCTGCCAAGGGGAAACCAGAAGCCCATCCCCATTTCCCATTTTTGGTGTGTCTGCTTGGTGAAGAAGCACCTCATGAAGTGTGTGGGCCATGGCATACACAGCACTGTATACGTTGTAACTCTCTTCACTCATGGCCATGTCAAAAGTGCTTTCAGGCAACCATTCCAAGGAGGCATTTAGTGGGCAGTTCTCCAAGATGTTACAGTCCAATTGAGAAAAGGAACAATGAAAACTGTAATACCACAGCCGAGCCAGGTAATCGTCTTCTGGGTATTTGGAAGGGTTAACTGTGCTGATGAAATTTGTGAACCCAGGAATCTCCCCATGGTGGTGTGAAAACATGAGAGTCCCATGGGATGAATCTAACATGAAATTTTCCCTTGCTGACATCTTGCCATTGTGAGTTTGTGACCCAGACTTTCCATGTCATTAGAGTTTGCCCTACATCAAACATCAAGTCTTCTAAAAACTTAGTATCACCAGAAATAATAATCACATTTGCTGATGATTCAGTGACCAAGTGATGATTGAACACATGGTTCTCTGGgatcatttccacaaaggctGCACAGATTCCGTTTTGCTCCATCTCCCCTCTCAAGTCTGAGAGAATCTGAATACCTTTGTGATCTTCTGAGATGAGCAGCCCCACCCAGGTCCAGTGGAAATGAAGCAGCAAGGAGACCATACCAAGGGCCATAGATGTGTCCTTGGGGGCCATATGATAGAGAGAAGGAAACTGGACAGGATCACTCAGTTTATGATCAAAAGGTCTAAAGGTGAGCTGAAGGGAAAAGAACATTTTGAAGGAATATGATGAGAAGGATTGTCACAAAGCACAGTCTCAGTCCTGAATGGTATATTTTATGAAGCAATAGGTGGAAGTATTACCAAGGAAATTTATTCATATCATTTTCAAAGCCATCTCTCATATTCTGAGAGCTTTCTGGAAAATTATTGAACAGCCTCAGGTTTCCAACCCACTTTTTGCACTGCACCAGCTCCTGCTGCTCTttattccaaagaaagaaaatgtgaataATTCACCAAGTCTCAGACCTAACCTTTGAGATGACACACTTTGAAAATTGTTGAAATCTTGTCTCCTCCTGTAACCCTATCCAGGGCCCCAAGATGGGCAACAGAGGAGAATGGCTTAATCTCTCTCTTTTCTACCCACTGTTACCTGTGGAAATTTGTAGAGTTCCAGGAATGGCCCAATCTGGTAAGATGTCTTCCATGATGCTCCCATCAGTACTGCTACAGACTTGCTTTCTCTTCCACAGGTGTAATTAGGAATCATCTTTTCCAGTCCCAACAGCCAAAAGAAGGAAGTCTCCAAAACATtccattcaaaatatgaaatattatagaGATCAAATTCCAGAGACATGTTGGGTAAAATATGGGGGTTCCTGTTGATCTCCTCAATGGCAAAAACCAGTGCCAGCACAAGCTGGTAGTTCTTCAAGTTGTAGCTGCTTTGAAGAAATAGGAATGCTTAGGGGTGACTTAGCCCTGATTATCTTCAAATTCAATGGAATTACTTATGAactgaatgcttttattttaaaatttgttttaatttgttttacacatgatagtagaatgcacttatgcactttgatacgttatacatagatgggatatactttcatttttctgagtgtacatgttgcagaatcatatttgtcatgaagtcatatatatatacatacagtaacaatgtctttttcattctactatctttcttatccctACATCCCCTCCTCTACCTTCCCATCACCTccatctacctaatctaaggtaatgcagttcttccctagtgtccctccccctgccttattgtgaattaacatccacatattagagaaaacatttggcctttggttttgtggggtagacttatttcacttagcatgatattctccaattccaaccatttactggcaaatgctataattttattcttctttaaagcggagtaatattccactgggtgtatataccacattttctttatccattcatctattgagggacatagctattgtgaattgagctgctataaacatggatgtggctgcatcactatagtatgttgatttaacg is part of the Callospermophilus lateralis isolate mCalLat2 chromosome 1, mCalLat2.hap1, whole genome shotgun sequence genome and encodes:
- the LOC143401498 gene encoding LOW QUALITY PROTEIN: vomeronasal type-2 receptor 116-like (The sequence of the model RefSeq protein was modified relative to this genomic sequence to represent the inferred CDS: inserted 4 bases in 2 codons; substituted 1 base at 1 genomic stop codon) — protein: MEVMGSSYNLKNYQLVLALVFAIEEINRNPHILPNMSLEFDLYNISYFEWNVLETSFFWLLGLEKMIPNYTCGRESKSVAVLMGASWKTSYQIGPFLELYKFPQLTFRPFDHKLSDPVQFPSLYHMAPKDTSMALGMVSLLLHFHWTWVGLLISEDHKGIQILSDLRGEMEQNGICAAFVEMIPENHVFNHHLVTESSANVIIISGDTKFLEDLMFDVGQTLMTWKVWVTNSQWQDVSKXENFMLDSSHGTLMFSHHHGEIPGFTNFISTVNPSKYPEDDYLARLWYYSFHCSFSQLDCNILENCPLNASLEWLPESTFDMAMSEESYNVYSAVYAMAHTLHEVLLHQADTPKMGNGDGLLVSPWQLHPFFKKINFENPAGEQVNLDEKMKLEGEYDIQNFWNLPEGLGRKVKVGKFSPHAPHGQQLSLYEDLIQWSIGFTXTPRSVCTERCSPGFRKSPQEGKPACCFSCTPCPENEISNETDMGQCVKCPDLQYANTEKSHCIQRAVTFLAYEDPLSMALACTALCFSALSCXVLGVFVKHRDTPIVKANNRALSYILLISLTFCFLCSLLFIGRPSTATCILQETTFGLVFTVAVSTVLAKTITVILAFRVTAPGRRMRRWLVSGAPNFIIPSCSLIQLTLCGVWLGTSPPFVDTDTHSEHGHIIITCNKGSVTAFYCALGYLGSLALGTFTVAFLARNLPDTFNEAKFLTFSMLVFCSVWLTFLPVYHSKGKVMVAVEVFSILASSAGLLGCIFVPKCYVILLRPHRSSLCGFREKIHCRSNKSS